Within Oreochromis niloticus isolate F11D_XX linkage group LG2, O_niloticus_UMD_NMBU, whole genome shotgun sequence, the genomic segment AAGAGCCGTAAAGCTAAAAGGCACGAAATTTAAGGTTGGCAAAGCCAGGTGACGGTGAAAACTCACATAAAGACGATTTTTTAATTACACATACAAGTAATATTGGTACTAGTGTTCCAACCATCTCGAATAAGTCACTTCACATAAGTTGATTCAGGAAATACGGCACTGTGTTCAGGTATGGATGTACTGCTACAGCTACACAGTTAATTTTTCGCCAATTTCACAAAAAGTATGACAGTCGGATAAACATAAATGCGAAATAACTAAATACGAGAAACGTACACCGCCAAAACATATCACTGACTGTGGGGGTAATATTTAATTTCTCTTATTGTCACCATTCTGCTTAATGAAGACATTTTTCAAGTAAGAATATATATAGATAACAATATCAACAACTACAAAATACTAAGAGAATTTGAAACGACCGACCGAACAGAAACCGACGTTTCCACAGATTTTTAAACGCCAGAGTCCAGACGAACAATACCGGGACTcagacaggaaaaacaaaacaaacaaaacaaacgaaaatgaaattaaatagaAGTGTTGCCTTAGATGAAACTATAGATGTATAAGTCCTAATGTAATGATTATCTGTTTCTGACATAATTCAGTGAATGCAAAGTCTTACGGTGACTCAGGCAGCATCGAAAGCATAAGTACTATAAAATAAGTCGGTATGAAAGAGTCGAGTAATTGAATAGACATTGGATACGCATATGGACTCCACAAGAAAGTAGGAATGCTTTTAAGAAACACATACcttctttatgcttttgttaatattttacCTTTCCAGGGTCCCTTTGAAATATCCTCATAACTATGGCAAGCGAATGGTAAGCAAGTAAAACACTGCCAGGAAACATTGCACAAACACTTGAAGTGTGATCATCAATACTCTATAAACAAAGACAATcggatataaaaaaaaaagaaaatggaaactatCAGTGACTTTATAAGAGGACATtcctttaaaaagtaaatatatAAGACCTTTTACAGAAGCTTTGTAGGCCTACCTATATGCAGAGGAAAACTGAGACGCTGTCCTTGGTGCTGAGAAATGCATAAAGCTGCGAAGCTTTTCATCAGAGTAATTAGGTAAAGAACGAGAATAAATATAGAAATATCCTCTAACTGACCTCTAGAGGAGAGTCTGGTTCATCCAGGATGCTCTTTTCACTCTGTATCCGCTGCATCGTTCCTGTAGAACTGGGGTCCATTATCAGCACGTTCTCACTACCAGCTCTGCCGAATTTACAGTCACTCTTTCTGGAGTCAGTCGTCCGGCACACCTCGTAATTGTACACATGTGGCAGAGTGCCTGTCCCCAAAGTGTCTGAGTAACGTGGTGGATAATATGGAATGACAGGCAGGTTGGAGTGATACAAGATGCGAGACTGTCTCCACCTGTAGATTTTGACTGATATAATAACCACTAAACACGTGATGAAgaggaaggaaactacagccaGAGCCAAGACTAAGTAAAAAGTCAGGTTGTCATTGTACTCCTTGTCGTGTGTCAACTCAGTGAACTCCGACAGAACTTCAGGGAAGCTGTCCGCCACCGCCACGTTAACAATGACTGTAGCTGAACGAGAGGGCTGCCCGTTGTCCTCCACTATAACAGTCAGTCTTTGCTTGACAGCATCTTTATCCGTGACTTGGCGGATAGTTCTGATTTCTCCATTCTGTAAGCCCACTTCAAACAGGGCCCTGTCTGTGGCTTTCTGCAGTTTATAGGAGAGCCAGGCATTCTGTCCAGAGTCCACATCAACAGCCACCACTTTAGTCACCAGATAGCCCACATCTGCTGAACGAGGCACCATTTCAGCCACCAGAGAGCCACCAGTCTGGACTGGGTACAGAACCTGAGGGGGGTTGTCGTTCTGGTCCTGAACTATCAGTTTCACAGTCACATTGTTACTGAGAGGAGGGGAGCCTCCATCTTGCGCCTTGACAATAAAAACCAGCTGTTTGATTTGTTCATAATCAAATGAGCGCACAGCGTGCACGACTCCGCTTTCTGCCTTTACTGAAACATATTCAGAAACTGGAGCTCCACCAATATTAGTGTTCTCCAGTATATAAGATATCCGGGCGTTTTGGTTTTCATCGGGATCTTTAGCCCCGAGAGTGAGAACAGAAATGCCTGGAGAGTTATTCTCTATGATAAACGTATTGTAAACACTTTGAGAAAACACTGGAGCATTATCGTTCACGTCAGAGACCTTTAAATGAAAGGTTCTTTTTGTTGAAAGAGGAGGTATTCCTGCATCTGTCGCAACAACTGTGATGTTATATTCTGAAACGCTTTCACGATCTAATACAGTATCTGTTACCAACGTATAGTAATTTCTTAAATTAGATTTAATTTTGAAAGGCGCGTTTTGTTCTATTCTACAGTTTACTTGTCCGTTATCACCCGAGTCCAGATCTTTTACATTTATGATGCCAATAGTGGTACCAGGAGGAGAGTCCTCGGACACGGGACTAGTGAATGACATAACACTTATGATAGGGACGTTATCATTAACATCAGTTACTTCAATTATCACTTTGCTTGAATCTGTTAAACCTCCCTGATCTTTTGCCTCGATTCGAAGTtcgtattttttgtttttttcataatcAGTAGAGCCTGTTATTGAAATGACACCAGTTTTTTCGTTAATTATGAATACATCATTGAGACCACTGTTGAGATCTGAAAAAATATAACTTGCAATAGCGTTTGATCCGAAATCTGCGTCACTGGCATTAACAGTGATAACGTAAGTATCTCGGGGAGAATTTTCCATGACTGTGGCTTTATATACAGATTGATTGAATACTGGAGCATTATCATTTACATCGAGAACAGTTATATCGATATTTACTGTACCGGATTTCTGCGGAGTCCCACCATCTACAGCTATTAGCTTTAGAGACAGATTAGGATTTGTCTCCCTGTCCAGCGGTTTCTGAAGCACCAACTCTGCGTATTTTTTCCCGTCTGCATTCGAGTTTTGTTTAAGAACAAAATTGTCATTCTCGGCCAGAAAATATTCTCTAAGTCCGTTAACACCCACATCTGGATCTTCTGCCATCGTCAAAGGGAAACGAGCGCCAGTACTGGCTGATTCGCTGATTTCAAAATTGATACTCTTTCGTTTGAAGGTTGGCGAATGGTCGTTTATATCCGTTATTTCAACTGTGATTTGGTGTAGCTCCATAGGATTTTCTAAAATCACTTCAAAGCTGAAACTGCACGGAGTTGTGTCTCCACAGAGCTGCTCTCGGTCTATTCTCTCTTTGACGACTAAAATCCCTTTGTCTGTCTGCAGCTCGGTGTACTGGATGCTGTCGCCGGTCGCGATACGGGGCCGACCTGAATGGAGCCTTTTGAGATCCAAACCAAGGTCCTGTGCTACATTACCGATGAGCGAGcctttcttcatctcctctgGGATAGAGTATCGAATGTGTCCAGTGACCATATGGATCATATAAAACATGAAGAACAGAATCTGCCAATTGCCTTTGCAGGAAAAGCGCCATTTTACACACAGGGCGTAGGTTTTATATCCACAATCCATATTAAAAGAAATCGATCTTTGTATGATTCTTATTCAGGAAAAAAGAACTGAATATGCAAAGACagcctaattttttttttcattcagttaaagtaaaatgaaagaCATCTATTCTATTCCACTGCCACCTATATAATGAACGTTAACACCCTTTCTTTTGGAAGCAGGGAGAAAAGGGAGAGGATCCTGACATAATAGGTTACAAAATATGTGAGTTAACCAACAGCGTCCCTTACAGTCCATAGTCAGTAACAACGAGTAATATAAAGCAAATTCTTCTGCAAATaataatactttaaaaaaatgtataataagATGAACTTAAAATGATGATTCTTATATTATtcttaaatacaaaaataacaaatgagTAGAACTGCTACTGGTGCAATTATGTTGTTATTATATCTAATAAGTCAGATTATAAAGATGAAAGTATAATACATTCAAAACCTGGAAAAAGATGAGATTTTGAGTacgatttaattaaaaaaaggtaaaagtaAGTCTGAGCAGTCAAACAGAGATATAAATACCACAAAAATGTAGAACATCAAAGTAATACAAAGGTGCAATAAAGATGTTGCTCATGGTGGcttaaaagaaatataaaaataagttAGAAATCGGAGAATATTATGGGGGGAACAAAGGCAGACAGCTACACTAAGTGGCTTTTGATAAACTTTCACCAacatttaacctcctaggacctggcgtctaTATATGtgaacatcacattttgggttgtctagaccacaatactaaattttgctctacaagggtcTGATATTTTTATCCATACTTTGTTACAGACATACGTCTTCCTGGAACTGTTAACAGCACTTCCAGTGAGCTATATTGCTCAAAGGGGCACAATTgttgtttctcattttgtttttgtactcagGAAAAATACTGCTGTGGTCAGACACCAAATAACGAGTTTTGCACATTACTCAGTTGTGACTTAATagtgttctatcaaaatttaaaacgaATGTCCTCGTATGTGGAtatcatttttctcagaaactaCATCATGTAAAAAGatgattctttgtttttatattcatcaggtcccaatcagctcaaacagcaaagagaaattaaacatGCATGCCATGAATGAGTTCGGGTCATAGAAGGTTAAAGGTGCATGCTGAGAACGGGAAAATGGAACAGAAAAGATTAGATTATCACTCACCAAAGTAGGCATTTGGGAACAGTTGCCTGACAGTTGCTTATCCACTTGTGGTACATCGTCTACAGCTGCATCCACACTCACTAAACTTTGACTCATCGGTTGCATATATTTCACGTCACTCTTTCTGGAGTCAGTCGTCCTGCACACCTCGTAATTGTACACATGTGGCAGAGTCCCTGTCCCCAAAGTGTCTGAGTAACGTGGTGGATAATATGGAATGACAGGCAGGTTGGAGTGATACAGGATGCGAGACTGTCTCCATCTGTAGATTTTGACTGATATAATAACCACTAAACACGTGATGAAGAGGAAGGAAACCACAGCCAGAGCCAAGACTAAGTAAAAAGTCAGGTTGTCATTGTACTCCTTGTCATGTGTCAACTCAGTGAACTCCGACAGAACTTCAGGGAAGCTGTCCGCCACCACCACGTTAACAATGACTGTAGCTGAACGAGAGGGCTGCCCGTTGTCCTCCACTATAACAGTCAGTCTTTGTTTGACAGCATCTTTATCAGTGACTTGGCGGATAGTTCTGATTTCTCCATTCTGTAAGCCCACTTCAAACAGGGCCCTGTCTGTGGCTTTCTGTAGTTTATAGGAGAGCCAGGCATTCTGTCCAGAGTCCACATCAACAGCCACCACTTTAGTCACCAGATAGCCCACATCTGCTGAACGTGGCACCATTTCAGCCACCAGAGAGCCACCAGTCTGGACTGGGTACAGAACCTGAGGGGGGTTGTCGTTCTGGTCTTGGATCATTATTTTCACAGTCACGTTGCTACTGAGTGGAGGAGAGCCTCCATCTTGTGCTTTAATTACTAACTCAAACTGTTTGATTTGCTCATAATCAAAGGTGCGAACCGCGTTAAGAACTccagtttcagagtttaaagaCACATAAGTAGAAACTGGACTCCCACTGACCTGTTTTTCCTCTAAAAGATATGAGATTCTAGCGTTTTGATTCCAATCAGAGTCCCGCGCACTCACAGTAAATATGGAAAATCCAGGAGAGTTATTCTCTGTGATATAAGCAGTATAGCTGTTTTTATCAAATAATGGTGCGTTGTCGTTGACGTCAGAGATTTTTAGATGCAATTTTGTTGAACTAGACAGAGGGGGAGACCCAAAATCGGTGGCTGTAATTGTTATGTTATATTCTGAGACGGATTCTCTGTCAAAGTGTTGATCTGAGACCAAATTGTAATAATTTGTCAGAGATGATTCGATTTTAAAGGGAAGTTTACCATCAATCGAACATTTAATTTGTCCATTTCTCTCAGAATCTGTGTCTTTTATATTCAAAATTGCAATTGTTGTACCAGGTCGGGAATCTTCTGACAGGGGACTAGAAAATGACATTACATTTATAATAGGAGCATTATCATTAACATCAATAACATCAAATATAACTTTACTTGTCCCAGTTAGTCCACCGTGATCCTTTGCCTCTACCCTCAACTcgtattttttgtctttctcgTAGTCAATCTGACCAGACACGTAAATTGTTCCGGTGTTTTCATCAATTCTAAATATATCCCCTGCACTTTCTTTCATTTCGGATAAACCGTATGTAATGTGTCCATATGATCCACTATCTGCGTCTGTTGCATTTACTGTAATGATACTAGTGCCTGTTTTCGTGTTTTCCAAAACAGATGCTTTGTACACCGATTGATTAAAAACTGGAATATTGTCGTTGGCGTCTAACACAGTCACATCTATATTTACTGTACCAGATCTCTGCGGTGTTCCTCCATCAACTGCGATTAATTTCAAAGAGAAATGCGGGTGTCGCTCTCTGTCTAAAGGTTTCTGGAGAACCATTTCAACATATTTTCTTCCATCTGGATTTGAATGTTGTTTCAATATAAAATTGTCGTTTGGGGACAGAATATAATTTTGCAGTGCGTTTTGGCCTACATCTAGATCCTGCGCGCTCTGCAGAGGAAAACGCACTCCAACTGCAGCTGATTCGCTTATTTCAAAACTGATGGGTTTATCTTTGTTTGGGAAGACAGGTGCGTGATCATTTATATCCAAAACCTCGACAGTTATTCTATGTAGTTCCATCGGGTTTTCCAAAATCATCTCAAAGCTGAAACTACACGGTGTTACGTCCCCACAAAGCTGCTCTCGGTCTATTCTCTCATTCACGACCAGAATCCCTTTGTCTTTCTGCAGCTCGGTGTAGTGAACGTTTTCTCCGGTCACGATACGGGCCCGCCCTGAGCGGAGCCTTTTCAGATCCAAGCCAAGATCCTGCGCCACATTACCGATAACAGAGCCTTTCTTCATCTCCTCAGGTATAGAATACCGAATCTGACCACCTACCATGTTAACCGCAAGAAGAAGCAACAGGAGCATTCCTATGTGACGTCGTACTCCAGAAAATGATTCCCATTTTGATGGGACGCGGGTTTGACGCCTTACAGTCGCCATCActcagacaaaaaagaaaaagaaaattaaaaataaaaagatatatCTCCTTAGGaattagaaaacaaaaaagctccCGGTATATCAGCGTCCAAATTACATTTAATTCAAGCCGTAAATGTAACTCTGAGAGACCTTGTTCATACGATCTATCGACAAAACACAGAGCGCCCACTTCACTGCATGATTACTGGTGGGATGAACTGAAGAGCAACGCAAGATCGAAAATATTTTACTGGCCAACAGCGTCCCTTACAGTCTAAAAGGTGGAAATCATACGAGATTTGACAAATGAATATTAAACAACTGTTATgactgtaagtgtgtgtgtgatgtgtgtgcgtgttagtgttagtgtgtgtgtgtgtgtggggggggggggggggggggggcatgtttaatttcttttattgtcaCCATTCTGCttaatgaagacatttttatagtaagaatatatatagataacaacaacaacaaaatactaGGAGAATTTGGAACGACGACCTAACAGAAACCGCAGTTTCAACAGAATTTTTAAACGCCACACCAACACTACCGTGActcacacaggaaaaaaacaaaaaaaacaaacgaaaatgaaaataaatagaaGTGTTGCCTTAGAGGAAACTATAGATGTATAAGTCCTAATGTAATGATTATATGATTCTGACATAAGTCAGTGAATGCAAAGTCTTACGGAGACTCAGACAGCATCGAAAGCATAAGCACTATAAAATAAGTCGGTATGAATGAGTCGAGTAATTGAATAGACATTGGATGAGCATATGGACTCCCCAAGAAAGTAAGAATGCTTTTAAGAACACATACCTTCTTTATACTTTGTGTTAATATTTTACCTTTCCAGGGTCCCCTTGAAATATCTTCATAACTATGGCAAGCGAATGGTAAGCAAGTAAAACACTGCCAGGAAACATTGCACAAACACTTGGAGTGTGATCATCAGTACTCTATAAACAAAGACTttggatataaaaaaaaactggaaactATTAGGGACTTTATAAGAGGACATTCCTTTAAAAAGTAACTATGTAAGACCTTTTACAGAAGCTTTATACGCCTACCTTTATGCAGAGGAAAACTGAGACGCTGTCCTTGGTGCTGAGAAATGTGTAATGCTGCCAAGCTTTTCATCAGAGTAATTAAATAAAGAACGAGAATAAATATAGAAATATCCTTTGACTGACCTCTAGAGGAGAGTCTGGTTCATCCAGGATGCTCTTTTCACTCTGTATCCGCTGCATCGTTCCTGTACAACTGGGGTCCATTATTAGCACGTTCTGACTACCAGCTCTGCCGAACTTACAGTCACTCTTTCTGGAGTCAGTCGTCCGGCACACCTCGTAATTGTACACATGTGGAAGAGTCCCTGTCCCCAGAGTGTCTGAGTAACGTGGTGGATAATATGGAATGACAGGCAGGTTGGAGTGATACAGGATGCGAGACTGTCTCCACCTGTAGATTTTGACTGATATAATAACCACTAAACACGTGATGAAGAGGAAGGAAACCACAGCCAGAGCCAAGACTAAGTAAAAAGTCAGGTTGTCATTGTACTCCTTGTCATGTGTCAACTCAGTGAACTCCGACAGCACTTCAGGGAAACTGTCCGCCACCGCCACGTTAACAACGACTGTAGCTGAACGAGAGGGCTGCCCGTTGTCCTCCACTATAACAGTCAGTCTTTGTTTGACAGCATCTTTATCAGTGACTTGGCGGATAGTTCTGATTTCTCCATTCTGTAAGCCCACTTCAAACAGAGCCCTGTCTGTGGCTTTCTGTAGTTTATAGGAGAGCCAGGCATTCTGTCCAGAGTCCACATCAACAGCCACCACTTTAGTCACCAGATAGCCCACATCTGCTGAACGTGGCACCATTTCAGCCACCAGAGAGCCACCAGTCTGGACTGGGTACAGAACCTGAGGGGGGTTGTCGTTCTGGTCCTGGATCATTATTTTCACAGTCACGTTGCTACTGAGTGGAGGAGAGCCTCCATCTTGTGCTTTAATTACTAACTCAAACTGTTTGATTTGCTCATAATCAAAGGTGCGAACCGCGTTAAGAACTccagtttcagagtttaaagaCACATAAGTAGAAACTGGACTCCCACTGAGCTGTGTGTCCTCTAAAAGATATGAGATTCTAGCGTTTTGATTCCAATCAGAGTCCTGTGCACTCACAGTAAATATGGAAAATCCAGGAGAGTTATTCTCTGTGATATGAGCAGTATAGCTGTTTTTATCAAATAATGGTGCGTTGTCGTTGACGTCAGAGATTTTTAGATGCAATTTTGTTGAACTAGACAGAGGGGGAGACCCAAAATCGGTGGCTGTAATTGTTATGTTATATTCTGAGACGGATTCTCTGTCAAAGTGTTGATCTGAGACCAAATTGTAATAGTTGGTCAGAGATGTTTCAATTTTAAAGGGAAGTTTACCATCAATCGAACATTTAATTTGCCCATTTCTCTCAGAATCTGTGTCTTTTATATTCAAGATTGCAATAGTTGTCCCGGGAGTTGCATCCTCTGACAGGGGACTAGAAAATGACATTACATTTATAATAGGAGCATTATCATTAACATCAATAACATCAAATATAACTTTACTTGTCCCAGTTAGTCCACCGTGATCCTTTGCCTCTACCCTCAACTCGTATTTTCGGTATTTTTCATAATCTATCTGACCAGACACGTAAATTGTTCCAGTGTTTTCATCAATCGTAAATATTTCTGCTacactttctttcattttggaCAAACCGTATGTAATGTGTCCATTTAATCCACTGTCTGCGTCTGTGGCATTTACTGTAATGATACTAGTccgtgtttttgtgttttccaaAACAGACGCTTTGTACACTGATTGATTAAAAACTGGAATATTGTCGTTGGCGTCTAACACAGTCACATCTATATTTACTGTACCAGATCTCTGCGGTGTTCCTCCATCAATTGCGATTAATTTCAAAGAGAAATGCGGGTGTCGCTCTCTGTCTAAAGGTTTCTGGAGCACCATTTCAACATATTTACCACCATCTGGATTTGAATGTTGTTTTAATATAAAATTGTCGTTTGGGGACAGAATATAATTTTGCAGAGCGCTTTGGCCTACATCTAGATCCTCCGCGCTCTGCAGAGGAAAACGTACTCCAACTGCAGCTGATTCGCTTATTTCAAAACTGATGGGTTTATCTTTGTTTGGGAAGACAGGTGCGTGATCATTTATATCCAAAACCTCGACAGTTATTCTGTGTAGTTCCATCGGGTTTTCCAAAATCATTTCGAAGCTGAAACTACACGGCGTTACGTCCCCACAAAGCTGCTCTCGGTCTATTCTCTCATTCACGACCAGAATCCCTTTGTCTTTCTGCAGCTCGGTGTAGTGAACGTTTTCTCCGGTCACGATACGGGCCCGCCCTGAGCGGAGCCTTTTCAGATCCAAGCCAAGATCCTGCGCCACATTACCGATAACAGAGCCTTTCTTCATCTCCTCAGGTATAGAATACCGAATCTGACCACCTACCATGTTAACCGCAAGAAGCAGCAACAGAAGCGATCGTATGCGACGTCGTACTCCCCAAAATGATCGCCATCCTGGTGATATGTAAGGTAGACATCTTACAGGCGCCATTACTCAgacaaaaaagacacaaagaaagaaagatttgTCTCTTTAGGCAGTAACAAAAAGACCCTAGTATACCAGCGCTGGTTGGCCTATAAAATTGTTCTCAAGCGCTAAATGGAAATCTGTGAGACTTCGTTCACATGAACCCTCGGCAAAACAGATAGCCTTCCTCACCGTGTGATCTCTAAGAGGATGGACTGAATGACAACAtaacagagaaaatatttcaGCGGCCAACAGCGTCCCTTAGAGTCTAAAAGGTAGAAATCACACGAGACTTGAATCTTTGTTACAACGATCTAAGCCGTGGGGATCAATatgaaattacttttattaataaaataatttttcactGAAGAGTGTATACAACTAATAGTGAGTGGAAAAGTTACATTGAGAACGATCTACCGCAAACAAGAGAAGTTTCAATTACATTATCTACCAGCTGAAAAACAGTGCCGAGAACCAGGGGAACAAAATCGCTCGAATAGAACTCCTACTCTCAGAAAAGAAATATAGATACACCAGTCGAAATATCATGATAACCAGAAACTAAAATAATTCCCTGGCTTTAAAATCTTAGAAAGAGTAAATAACAATATCAGCATAATTAAACAGATTAAGATGTCGAGATGAGtaatagaaaatataaattttttttgtttctttgcaggCTTCAGGAAAATAACGTTGCTCTTCAGAAATACGTGGCTGACttatttctgcttctttttagTATTTTACTATGACAATGTCTTCTTTATCGTCTTATGAGGATGCAATAAGCAAGCACAAAACATTGCACAAACACTTGGAGTATGATCATTAATCTTTTACCCAGCAAAGCTTCTGTTTATGAAATACTGGAAACTATTAGGGACTTTTAGGGAgaactttcttttaaaaattaacTATGTAAGAACTTTTAGAGAAGCTTTAAAGGCCTACCTATATGCAGAGGAAAACTGAGACGCTGTCCTTGGTGCTGAGAAATATGTAATGCTGCGAAGCTTTTCATCAGAGCAATCAAACAAAGAAGGagaataaatacacaaatatcCTTTGACTGACCTCTAGAGGAGAGTCTGGTTCATCCAGGATGCTCTTTTCACTCTGTATCCGCTGCATCGTTCCTGTACAACTGGGGTCCATTATCAGCACGTTCTCACTACCAGCTCTGCCGAACTTACAGTCACTCTTTCTGGAGTCAGTCGTCCTGCACACTTCGTAATTGTACACATGGGGGAGAGTCCCTGTCCCCAAAGTGTCTGAGTAACGTGGTGGATAATATGGAATGACAGGCAGGTTGGAGTGATACAGGATGCGAGACTGTCTCCACCTGTAGATTTTGACTGATATAATAACCACTAAACACGTGATGAAGAGGAAGGAAACCACAGCCAGAGCCAAGACTAAGTAAAAAGTCAGGTTGTCATTGTACTCCTTGTCGTGTGTCAATTCAGTGAACTCCGATAGCACTTCAGGGAAGCTGTCCGCCACCGCCACGTTAACAATGACTGTAGCTGAACGAGAGGGCTGCCCGTTGTCCTCCACTATAACAGTCAGTCTTTGTTTGACAGCATCTTTATCAGTGACTTGGCGGATAGTTCTGATTTCTCCATTCTGTAAGCCCACTTCAAACAGGGCCCTGTCTGTGGCTTTCTGCAGTTTATAGGAGAGCCAGGCATTCTGTCCAGAGTCCACATCAACAGCCACCACTTTCGTCACCAGATAGCCCACATCTGCTGAACGAGGCACCATTTCAGCCACCAGAGAGCCACCAGTTTGGACTGGGTACAGAACCTGAGGGGGGTTGTCGTTCTGGTCTTGGATTATTATTTTCACAGTCACGTTGCTGCTAAGTGGAGGAGAGCCTCCATCTTGTGCTTTAATTACTAACGCAATGTGTTTAATTTGCTCATAATCAAAGGAGCGAACCGCACTAAGAACTccagtttcagagtttaaagaCACATAAGTAGAAACTGGACTCCCACTGACCTGTTGTTCCTCTAAAAGATATGAGATCCTAGCGTTTTGATTCCAATCAGAGTCCCGCGCACTCACAGTAAATATGGAAAATCCAGGAGAGTTATTCTCTGTAATATAAGCAGTATAGCTGTTTTTATCAAATAATGGTGCGTTGTCGTTGACGTCAGAGATTTTTAGATGCAATTTTGTTGAACTAGACAGAGGGGGAGACCCAAAATCGGTGGCTGTAATTGTTATGTTATATTCTGAGACGGATTCTCTGTCAAAGTGTTGATCTGAGACCAAATTGTAATAATTTGTCAGAGATGATTCGATTTTAAAGGGAAGTTTACCATCAATCGAACATTTAATTTGTCCATTTCTCTCAGAATCTGCgtcttttatatttaaaacGGCTATGGTTGTACCAGGTCGGGCATCCTCTGACAGGGGACTAGAAAATGACATTACATTTATAATAGGAGCATTATCATTAACATCAATAACATCAAATATAACTTTACTTGTCCCAGTTAATCCACCATGATCCTTTGCCTCTACCCTTAACTcgtattttttgtctttctcgTAGTCAATCTGACCAGACACGTAAATTGTTCCGGTGTTTTCATCAATTCTAAAAATATCCGCTGCACTTTCTTTCATTTC encodes:
- the LOC100711027 gene encoding protocadherin gamma-A11 isoform X22 → MATVRRQTRVPSKWESFSGVRRHIGMLLLLLLAVNMVGGQIRYSIPEEMKKGSVIGNVAQDLGLDLKRLRSGRARIVTGENVHYTELQKDKGILVVNERIDREQLCGDVTPCSFSFEMILENPMELHRITVEVLDINDHAPVFPNKDKPISFEISESAAVGVRFPLQSAQDLDVGQNALQNYILSPNDNFILKQHSNPDGRKYVEMVLQKPLDRERHPHFSLKLIAVDGGTPQRSGTVNIDVTVLDANDNIPVFNQSVYKASVLENTKTGTSIITVNATDADSGSYGHITYGLSEMKESAGDIFRIDENTGTIYVSGQIDYEKDKKYELRVEAKDHGGLTGTSKVIFDVIDVNDNAPIINVMSFSSPLSEDSRPGTTIAILNIKDTDSERNGQIKCSIDGKLPFKIESSLTNYYNLVSDQHFDRESVSEYNITITATDFGSPPLSSSTKLHLKISDVNDNAPLFDKNSYTAYITENNSPGFSIFTVSARDSDWNQNARISYLLEEKQVSGSPVSTYVSLNSETGVLNAVRTFDYEQIKQFELVIKAQDGGSPPLSSNVTVKIMIQDQNDNPPQVLYPVQTGGSLVAEMVPRSADVGYLVTKVVAVDVDSGQNAWLSYKLQKATDRALFEVGLQNGEIRTIRQVTDKDAVKQRLTVIVEDNGQPSRSATVIVNVVVADSFPEVLSEFTELTHDKEYNDNLTFYLVLALAVVSFLFITCLVVIISVKIYRWRQSRILYHSNLPVIPYYPPRYSDTLGTGTLPHVYNYEVCRTTDSRKSDVKYMQPMSQSLVSVDAAVDDVPQVDKQLSGNCSQMPTLQKPPNNDWRFTQGQRPGPSGATGGPEVAMGTGPWPQPPTEAEQLQALMAAANEVSEATATLGPGTMGLSTRYSPQFTLQHVPDYRQNVYIPGSTATLTSNPQQQQATAQQATQQALPPPQASAQPEPPKAAQTPASKKKSTKKEKK
- the LOC100711027 gene encoding protocadherin gamma-A11 isoform X6 codes for the protein MATVRRQTRVPSKWESFSGVRRHIGMLLLLLLAVNMVGGQIRYSIPEEMKKGSVIGNVAQDLGLDLKRLRSGRARIVTGENVHYTELQKDKGILVVNERIDREQLCGDVTPCSFSFEMILENPMELHRITVEVLDINDHAPVFPNKDKPISFEISESAAVGVRFPLQSAQDLDVGQNALQNYILSPNDNFILKQHSNPDGRKYVEMVLQKPLDRERHPHFSLKLIAVDGGTPQRSGTVNIDVTVLDANDNIPVFNQSVYKASVLENTKTGTSIITVNATDADSGSYGHITYGLSEMKESAGDIFRIDENTGTIYVSGQIDYEKDKKYELRVEAKDHGGLTGTSKVIFDVIDVNDNAPIINVMSFSSPLSEDSRPGTTIAILNIKDTDSERNGQIKCSIDGKLPFKIESSLTNYYNLVSDQHFDRESVSEYNITITATDFGSPPLSSSTKLHLKISDVNDNAPLFDKNSYTAYITENNSPGFSIFTVSARDSDWNQNARISYLLEEKQVSGSPVSTYVSLNSETGVLNAVRTFDYEQIKQFELVIKAQDGGSPPLSSNVTVKIMIQDQNDNPPQVLYPVQTGGSLVAEMVPRSADVGYLVTKVVAVDVDSGQNAWLSYKLQKATDRALFEVGLQNGEIRTIRQVTDKDAVKQRLTVIVEDNGQPSRSATVIVNVVVADSFPEVLSEFTELTHDKEYNDNLTFYLVLALAVVSFLFITCLVVIISVKIYRWRQSRILYHSNLPVIPYYPPRYSDTLGTGTLPHVYNYEVCRTTDSRKSDVKYMQPMSQSLVSVDAAVDDVPQVDKQLSGNCSQMPTLQKPPNNDWRFTQGQRPGPSGPHMPYGTHIRWTPKNGTRATGGPEVAMGTGPWPQPPTEAEQLQALMAAANEVSEATATLGPGTMGLSTRYSPQFTLQHVPDYRQNVYIPGSTATLTSNPQQQQATAQQATQQALPPPQASAQPEPPKAAQTPASKKKSTKKEKK